One window of Camelina sativa cultivar DH55 chromosome 4, Cs, whole genome shotgun sequence genomic DNA carries:
- the LOC104782716 gene encoding parathymosin-like isoform X1 — MRRGRGKGKKQNASAREDRGSGEEEKIPAYRRRGRPQKPMKDDFEEEEEEEEKEDEEMVVEKIEDDEEEETDDGSVTSKDLKKEKRRKISNGGSRDVTEEENELGSKSSTDDSMKSTTSIGFRQNGSRRKSKPRRAAEAVVECNGV; from the coding sequence ATGAGAAGAGGTAGAGGGAAAGGGAAGAAGCAGAATGCATCTGCTCGGGAAGATCGTGGGAgcggtgaagaagagaagattccAGCTTACAGGAGAAGAGGAAGGCCACAGAAGCCAATGAAAGATGATTtcgaagaagaggaggaagaggaagaaaaagaagatgaagagatggTGGTAGAGAagatagaagatgatgaagaagaagaaactgatgatggTTCAGTAACAAGTAAAGatttgaagaaggagaaaaggagGAAGATATCTAATGGAGGCAGTAGAGATGTAACTGAAGAAGAGAATGAGTTAGGATCAAAGTCAAGCACTGATGATTCCATGAAATCTACTACGTCTATTGGCTTTAGACAAAATGGAAGCCGGAGAAAAAGCAAGCCGAGACGAGCTGCTGAAGCTGTTGTGGAATGTAATGGAGTTTGA
- the LOC104782716 gene encoding parathymosin-like isoform X2, with protein MRRGRGKGKKQNASAREDRGSGEEEKIPAYRRRGRPQKPMKDDFEEEEEEEEKEDEEMVVEKIEDDEEEETDDGSVTSKDLKKEKRRKISNGGSRDVTEEENELGSKSSTDDSMKSTTSIGFRQNGSRRKSKPRRAAEAVVECNGV; from the exons ATGAGAAGAGGTAGAGGGAAAGGGAAGAAGCAGAATGCATCTGCTCGGGAAGATCGTGGGAgcggtgaagaagagaagattccAGCTTACAGGAGAAGAGGAAGGCCACAGAAGCCAATGAAAGATGATTtcgaagaagaggaggaagaggaagaaaaagaagatgaagagatg GTGGTAGAGAagatagaagatgatgaagaagaagaaactgatgatggTTCAGTAACAAGTAAAGatttgaagaaggagaaaaggagGAAGATATCTAATGGAGGCAGTAGAGATGTAACTGAAGAAGAGAATGAGTTAGGATCAAAGTCAAGCACTGATGATTCCATGAAATCTACTACGTCTATTGGCTTTAGACAAAATGGAAGCCGGAGAAAAAGCAAGCCGAGACGAGCTGCTGAAGCTGTTGTGGAATGTAATGGAGTTTGA